Within Peptococcaceae bacterium, the genomic segment TCCGCAAAAGCATCAACTTCAAAGTAATACATAGTAAGCATCAACCCAATCGTTCATCTTCTGAAATGCTTCACCTATTGTAAGGCTGTCTTCCGGTAGTATTTCAAACATTTCCTTTTTTGCCCCTATAACATAATCAATGATTTCCTCCTTGTAATCAGCCAGGGTTTCGTTAATCAAGCCCACATTTACTCCCCCTCTGGCCGGGACTAGAATCTCCAGAAATATTGGGTTTTTCACCTTAAGTATGGCCGCTATTAAAAACTTGGGTGAAATATCAGATAAAAACCTTGTCTGTCTGCCTGTAGACCATAGGTTTTTAATAGCACTTAGCAAACCTTTAACCCTTTTTGCCTTTTCCGTAACAGGTAATTCTTTTTCAAAACCCTCACCACATCCGACCCGATCCAGCTCTACCAAAATAGTACTCCTGTATAGTCCAGCATGAATTTCCGTTTCAAATATATTAGGAGTTCCTCCTGCTTTAACCCCCATGTAGTTGGTTCCAAAATCTAAGTCTCCTTCGTATTTATCAAAGGAAATTAGAGGGGAAACACGTACCGGGGAAGTTCTTTTATTAGCTGTCCCTTTTTTCTCATCATCTCCCTTTTCCGTACCCATGAAGCCAAATAAGTCATCATCAATGTATTCGTCAGGCTTCTGCAAGGTCGTGGATGCCCCTTTAGCTATATTGGCCGATACACCTTCAGAAGTAGGCCAACCCATAGCTGCTAACTGGTCCCGCAAAGCCCTGCGAAGCCATTGAGATGAACCGTAAGGATATTGCTCTGCTCCTTTAGAGAATTTCTTAATGCTTACAATATTGTCAGCCTCCTTGTCCGATCCGTTCAAACTCCCAAGAGACACTGTAGTTAGATAGGTTATGGTCAAAGCTTTGGCATTCTTCATTTAAATTAACCTCCTTAAAATTCTGATTTCTAAGATTACTGCTGGCTACTACCACTTGAAGTCTTCGTTTTACCTTCATTCCTGGC encodes:
- the cas7i gene encoding type I-B CRISPR-associated protein Cas7/Cst2/DevR, with protein sequence MKNAKALTITYLTTVSLGSLNGSDKEADNIVSIKKFSKGAEQYPYGSSQWLRRALRDQLAAMGWPTSEGVSANIAKGASTTLQKPDEYIDDDLFGFMGTEKGDDEKKGTANKRTSPVRVSPLISFDKYEGDLDFGTNYMGVKAGGTPNIFETEIHAGLYRSTILVELDRVGCGEGFEKELPVTEKAKRVKGLLSAIKNLWSTGRQTRFLSDISPKFLIAAILKVKNPIFLEILVPARGGVNVGLINETLADYKEEIIDYVIGAKKEMFEILPEDSLTIGEAFQKMNDWVDAYYVLL